In a single window of the Manis pentadactyla isolate mManPen7 chromosome 14, mManPen7.hap1, whole genome shotgun sequence genome:
- the CLEC1A gene encoding C-type lectin domain family 1 member A, with the protein MQAKYSSTRDMLDADGDTTVSLHSRASTTTQRPEPERTGTLSPGVQIGQKAFMIFPLERRTKRLHLVMSGSLLTGPGNGEQRPPSAAWRPVALTLLALCLVLLTGLAALGLVFFQFYQLSHTQQDSISEKEERLGNLSRQLQSLQAQNGKLADTLLRVAEKLCRELYNKTGEHSCSPCPEKWKWHGDKCYQFHKESKSWQGCEYFCSAVNATMLKINTQEVLEFALPQSYSEFFYSYWTGLSRNGSAKAWLWVDGAPYSSELFEIVIDFSSLRSRDCVTILHGKAFSKDCRELRRCACETAAGAARLGELR; encoded by the exons ATGCAGGCCAAGTACAGCAGCACGAGGGACATGCTGGATGCTGACGGGGACACTACCGTGAGCCTGCATTCTCGAGCCTCTACCACAACCCAGCGACCAGAGCCTGAGCGCACAGGTACTCTGTCTCCTGGAGTCCAGATTGGCCAGAAAG CTTTTATGATCTTCCCACTTGAGAGGCGTACTAAGAGACTACATTTGGTGATGTCTGGTTCACTTCTTACAGGCCCTGGGAATGGAG AGCAGCGGCCTCCCTCTGCAGCCTGGCGTCCAGTGGCCCTGACCCTGCTGGCTTTGTGCCTGGTGCTGCTGACGGGCCTGGCAGCCCTGGGGCTTGTGT TTTTCCAGTTCTACCAGCTCTCCCATACTCAGCAAGACAGCATTTCTGAAAAGGAAGAGAGACTGGGGAATCTCTCCCGACAGCTGCAGTCCCTCCAAGCCCAGAACGGGAAGCTTGCAGACACTCTGCTGCGTGTAGCTGAAAAACTCTGTCGTGAGCTTTATAACAAAACTGGAG AACACAGTTGCAGCCCTTGCCCAGAAAAGTGGAAGTGGCATGGGGATAAGTGCTACCAGTTCCATAAAGAGAGCAAGAGCTGGCAGGGCTGTGAGTACTTCTGCAGTGCGGTAAACGCCACCATGCTGAAGATAAACACGCAAGAGGTGCTG GAGTTTGCCTTGCCTCAGAGCTACTCTGAGTTTTTCTACTCTTACTGGACAGGGCTGTCCCGCAACGGCAGTGCCAAGGCCTGGCTGTGGGTTGATGGAGCCCCTTACTCCTCGGAACT gtttgAAATCGTAATCGATTTCAGCAGCCTAAgaagcagggactgtgtgaccatCCTCCACGGAAAGGCTTTCTCCAAGGACTGCAGGGAGCTGAGGCGGTGCGCGTGTGAgacggcggcgggggcggcgagGCTGGGGGAGCTCCGGTAG